Proteins encoded in a region of the Corallococcus soli genome:
- the uraD gene encoding 2-oxo-4-hydroxy-4-carboxy-5-ureidoimidazoline decarboxylase — MSTPLERLNTATTEDATQALTRCCGSRRWVEAMLAVRPFRDAEHLYAEASAAWERTGPEDWKEAFTHHPRIGDVSRLREKYAATAQWSSQEQQGVAAADEQVLEALAQGNRDYEARYGFIFLVCATGKSAAQMLALLQGRMNNPTDVELRIAAGEHAKITRIRLEKLLAP; from the coding sequence GTGAGCACGCCGCTGGAGCGCCTGAACACCGCGACGACGGAGGACGCCACCCAGGCGCTCACCCGCTGCTGTGGCAGCCGGCGCTGGGTGGAGGCGATGCTCGCCGTCCGCCCGTTCCGCGACGCGGAGCACCTGTACGCGGAGGCCTCCGCCGCCTGGGAGCGCACCGGGCCGGAGGACTGGAAGGAGGCCTTCACGCACCACCCGCGCATCGGGGACGTGTCCAGGCTGCGGGAGAAGTACGCCGCCACCGCGCAGTGGTCCTCGCAGGAGCAGCAGGGCGTGGCCGCCGCGGACGAGCAGGTGCTGGAGGCGCTGGCGCAGGGCAACCGCGACTACGAGGCCCGCTACGGCTTCATCTTCCTCGTGTGCGCCACGGGCAAGAGCGCGGCGCAGATGCTCGCGCTGCTCCAGGGCCGCATGAACAACCCCACCGACGTGGAGCTGCGGATCGCCGCCGGTGAGCACGCGAAGATCACCCGCATCCGCCTGGAGAAGCTCCTCGCCCCATGA
- the allB gene encoding allantoinase AllB, giving the protein MSTSLTVFRSERVVTPEGTRAAAVVVRDGRIEGIDATVDVPRGAQVVDVGRDALLPGIVDSHAHINEPGRTDWEGFATATAAAAAGGITTVVDMPLNSIPATTSLAALRTKAESASGQCAIDYGLWGGVIPGNAGELQAMVDAGAPGFKAFLVHSGVDEFPAATRDVLDVAMPLLAKAGVPLLVHAELTDHEPPFAGDVRAYASYLASRPAAWEVDAIRMMIDLCREHRAPVHIVHLSAADALDDIAKAKAEGLPFTVETCPHYLTFSAEEIEAGATHFKCAPPIREAENRERLWRAVASGLIDLVVSDHSPCTPALKKLEAGDFSGAWGGIAGLQLSVSAVWTGMRAHGLGLDVLVERMARRTARLAGLSERKGAIQVGRDADFVVFAPEARFKVAPEDIRHRHRLTPYAGRELEGRVLRTYLRGQRIFDVTEGLTGPRIGQWLPRG; this is encoded by the coding sequence GTGAGCACCTCCCTGACCGTGTTTCGCAGCGAGCGCGTGGTGACGCCCGAAGGCACCCGCGCCGCCGCGGTGGTGGTGCGCGACGGGCGCATCGAAGGCATCGACGCCACGGTGGACGTGCCGCGCGGCGCCCAGGTGGTGGACGTGGGCCGCGACGCACTGCTGCCCGGCATCGTGGACAGCCACGCGCACATCAACGAGCCCGGCCGCACGGACTGGGAAGGCTTCGCCACGGCGACCGCGGCGGCGGCGGCGGGCGGCATCACCACCGTGGTGGACATGCCGCTCAACTCCATCCCGGCCACCACGTCCCTGGCGGCGCTGCGCACCAAGGCCGAGTCCGCCTCGGGCCAGTGCGCCATCGACTACGGGCTGTGGGGCGGCGTCATCCCCGGCAACGCGGGCGAGCTCCAGGCGATGGTGGACGCGGGCGCCCCCGGCTTCAAGGCGTTCCTGGTGCACTCGGGCGTGGATGAGTTCCCCGCCGCCACGCGCGACGTGCTGGACGTGGCCATGCCCCTGCTGGCGAAGGCCGGCGTGCCCCTGCTGGTGCACGCGGAGCTGACGGACCACGAGCCGCCCTTCGCCGGGGACGTGCGCGCGTACGCCAGCTACCTCGCGTCGCGCCCTGCCGCGTGGGAGGTGGACGCCATCCGGATGATGATCGACCTGTGCCGCGAGCACCGGGCGCCCGTGCACATCGTCCACCTGTCGGCGGCGGACGCGCTGGACGACATCGCGAAGGCGAAGGCGGAGGGGCTGCCCTTCACGGTGGAGACGTGCCCGCACTACCTGACCTTCAGCGCGGAGGAGATTGAGGCGGGCGCCACCCACTTCAAGTGCGCCCCGCCCATCCGCGAGGCGGAGAACCGCGAGCGGCTGTGGCGCGCGGTGGCCAGCGGCCTCATCGACCTGGTGGTGTCCGACCACTCGCCCTGCACGCCCGCGCTCAAGAAGCTGGAGGCTGGGGACTTCTCCGGCGCCTGGGGCGGCATCGCCGGGTTGCAGCTGAGCGTGTCGGCGGTGTGGACGGGCATGCGCGCCCACGGCCTGGGGCTGGACGTGCTGGTGGAGCGGATGGCGCGACGCACCGCGCGACTGGCGGGATTGTCGGAACGCAAAGGAGCCATCCAGGTGGGGCGGGACGCGGACTTCGTCGTCTTCGCCCCGGAGGCGCGCTTCAAGGTGGCCCCGGAGGACATCCGCCACCGGCACCGGCTGACGCCCTACGCGGGGCGTGAGCTGGAAGGCCGGGTGTTGAGGACATACCTGCGCGGCCAGCGTATCTTCGACGTCACCGAGGGACTGACGGGCCCGCGCATCGGCCAGTGGCTGCCGCGCGGCTGA
- the alc gene encoding allantoicase yields MQAEAPGAMHVAFADLIDLAAAKVGGRALLANDEFFAPKESMLEPGRGVFIADKYTERGKWMDGWETRRKRVPGYDWCIVKLGLPGAIHGIDVDTNHFLGNFPEYASLEACEVDGDPSAESLAEDVSRWTELVPRSRLRGGSRNLFPVANERRFTHVRLNIFPDGGVARLRVHGMVLPDWHALKKAGLVDLAAAANGGSVVTCNDQFFGTKDNLIFPGRAANMGEGWETRRKRVPGFDWIVVKLATAGTLRRAEVDTHYFKGNFPDRCSLEGIHLEEPLLDFANATHLQWKELLPQSKLQADHCHVFEKELKDVGPITHVRLNIFPDGGVSRLRLFGEPA; encoded by the coding sequence ATGCAAGCCGAAGCACCCGGGGCGATGCACGTCGCATTCGCCGACCTGATTGACCTGGCCGCCGCGAAGGTGGGCGGCAGGGCCCTGCTGGCCAACGACGAGTTCTTCGCGCCCAAGGAGTCGATGCTGGAGCCCGGGCGCGGCGTCTTCATCGCGGACAAGTACACGGAGCGCGGCAAGTGGATGGACGGCTGGGAGACGCGCCGCAAGCGCGTGCCTGGCTACGACTGGTGCATCGTGAAGCTGGGTCTGCCCGGCGCCATCCACGGCATCGACGTGGACACGAATCACTTCCTCGGCAACTTCCCCGAGTACGCCTCCCTGGAGGCGTGCGAGGTGGACGGCGACCCCTCCGCGGAGTCGCTGGCGGAGGACGTGTCGCGCTGGACGGAGCTGGTGCCCCGCTCGCGCCTGCGCGGCGGTTCGCGCAACCTGTTCCCGGTGGCCAACGAGCGGAGATTCACGCACGTGCGCCTCAACATCTTCCCGGACGGCGGCGTGGCGCGCCTGCGCGTGCACGGCATGGTGCTGCCGGACTGGCACGCGCTGAAGAAGGCGGGGCTGGTGGACCTGGCGGCGGCGGCGAACGGCGGCTCCGTCGTCACCTGCAACGACCAGTTCTTCGGGACGAAGGACAACCTCATCTTCCCGGGCCGCGCGGCCAACATGGGCGAGGGCTGGGAGACGCGCCGCAAGCGCGTGCCGGGCTTCGACTGGATCGTCGTGAAGCTGGCCACGGCCGGCACCCTGCGCCGCGCGGAGGTGGACACCCACTACTTCAAGGGCAACTTCCCGGACCGCTGCTCGCTGGAGGGCATCCACCTGGAGGAGCCGCTGCTGGACTTCGCCAACGCCACCCACCTCCAGTGGAAGGAGCTGCTGCCCCAGTCGAAGCTCCAGGCGGACCACTGCCACGTCTTCGAGAAGGAGCTGAAGGACGTGGGCCCCATCACCCACGTGCGCCTCAACATCTTCCCGGACGGCGGCGTCAGCCGGCTGCGCCTCTTCGGAGAGCCGGCGTGA
- a CDS encoding TerC family protein → MWAGFIAFVIAMLALDLGVFHRKAHAVSFKEAGAWSAVWVSLALTFNAVLWWRFGSVPGMEFLTGYLIEKSLSVDNIFVFVVIFSALKIPALYQHRVLFWGILSALVLRAVMIFAGVAMLERFHWLIYVFGAFLILTGIKLFVQRNAEEHPEDGWLMRTARRVIPSTPNFHGQHFFAVENGRRLATPLLMALLLVEASDVLFALDSIPAIFAVTRDPFIVFTSNIFAILGLRSLFFLMAGAMEKFTYLKVGLSGVLIFVGAKMALVDVVHLSPAVSLGVIALVLGASIVASLVKARHTPDDPTKLTPATKN, encoded by the coding sequence ATGTGGGCCGGCTTCATCGCCTTCGTCATCGCGATGCTCGCGTTGGATCTGGGCGTCTTCCACCGCAAGGCCCATGCGGTGAGCTTCAAGGAGGCCGGCGCGTGGAGCGCGGTGTGGGTGAGCCTGGCGCTCACCTTCAACGCCGTCCTCTGGTGGCGCTTCGGCTCCGTGCCGGGGATGGAGTTCCTCACCGGCTACCTCATCGAGAAGTCGCTCTCCGTCGACAACATCTTCGTCTTCGTCGTCATCTTCTCCGCGCTGAAGATTCCTGCGCTCTACCAGCACCGGGTGCTCTTCTGGGGCATCCTGAGCGCGCTGGTGTTGCGCGCGGTGATGATCTTCGCGGGCGTGGCGATGCTGGAGCGCTTCCACTGGCTCATCTACGTCTTCGGCGCGTTCCTCATCCTCACGGGCATCAAGCTCTTCGTGCAGCGCAACGCGGAGGAGCACCCGGAGGACGGCTGGCTCATGCGCACCGCGCGGCGCGTGATCCCCTCCACGCCGAACTTCCACGGGCAGCACTTCTTCGCGGTGGAGAACGGCCGCAGGCTGGCGACGCCGCTGCTCATGGCGCTGCTGCTGGTGGAGGCGTCCGACGTGCTCTTCGCGCTGGACTCCATCCCGGCCATCTTCGCCGTGACGCGCGACCCGTTCATCGTCTTCACGTCCAACATCTTCGCCATCCTGGGCCTGCGCTCGCTCTTCTTCCTGATGGCCGGGGCGATGGAGAAGTTCACCTACCTGAAGGTGGGCCTGTCCGGCGTGCTCATCTTCGTGGGCGCGAAGATGGCGCTGGTGGACGTGGTGCACCTGTCGCCCGCGGTGTCGCTGGGCGTCATCGCGCTGGTGCTGGGCGCCAGCATCGTGGCCTCGCTGGTGAAGGCCCGCCACACGCCGGACGATCCGACGAAGCTCACGCCCGCGACCAAGAACTGA
- a CDS encoding carbohydrate-binding protein: MMRNRFVFTSSALLLALHASGCGASPDNEPLPTPEASAPAPAPGIPTIPLPVPEPEGTPEPVPSQTEPPPGPTSPAPTPTAPLPEPTPAPAPSGVDGFGVTMLYPSKAGGEQWALAEDATADARFVPQGNITRNADGSWKMKSSQVRMSAYPSTGYDAKQIATYDRDVLASRGYMQAANDWKNVEMTGFVKVNAASNTQDNFAWYARGGKHNNNSQGCEGSSYKGGLHYDGRVRFEKETWHVSYDQGAYRPATTPLLGRWVGFKAVMRNVPDANGAEAVKLELYVNENADKVTWKKVYDMTDAGDWGGDAQHCGGSVGAMPITWGGPIATFRWDNANDVDFKWMSVREVQP, translated from the coding sequence CTGATGCGAAACCGCTTCGTCTTCACGTCCAGCGCCCTGCTGCTGGCGCTCCATGCTTCTGGCTGCGGCGCGAGCCCCGACAACGAGCCGCTCCCCACTCCGGAGGCCAGCGCCCCGGCGCCCGCCCCCGGCATCCCCACGATTCCCCTCCCGGTCCCCGAACCCGAGGGCACGCCGGAGCCCGTCCCGTCGCAGACCGAGCCTCCGCCGGGCCCCACGTCGCCCGCCCCCACGCCGACGGCGCCGCTCCCGGAGCCGACGCCCGCTCCCGCGCCCTCGGGCGTGGATGGCTTCGGCGTGACGATGCTGTACCCGTCGAAGGCGGGCGGGGAGCAGTGGGCGCTCGCGGAGGACGCGACGGCGGATGCGCGCTTCGTCCCCCAGGGCAACATCACCCGCAACGCGGATGGCTCCTGGAAGATGAAGAGCTCCCAGGTGCGCATGAGCGCGTACCCGTCCACCGGCTACGACGCGAAGCAGATCGCCACCTATGATCGCGACGTGCTCGCGAGCCGGGGCTACATGCAGGCGGCGAACGACTGGAAGAACGTGGAGATGACCGGCTTCGTGAAGGTCAACGCGGCCTCCAACACCCAGGACAACTTCGCCTGGTACGCGCGGGGCGGGAAGCACAACAACAACAGCCAGGGCTGCGAGGGCAGCAGCTACAAGGGCGGCCTGCACTACGACGGCCGCGTGCGCTTCGAGAAGGAGACGTGGCACGTCTCCTACGACCAGGGGGCGTACAGGCCGGCCACCACGCCGCTCTTGGGCCGCTGGGTGGGCTTCAAGGCGGTGATGCGCAACGTGCCGGACGCGAACGGCGCGGAGGCGGTGAAGCTGGAGCTGTACGTCAACGAGAACGCCGACAAGGTCACCTGGAAGAAGGTCTACGACATGACGGACGCGGGGGACTGGGGCGGTGACGCGCAGCACTGCGGCGGCTCCGTGGGCGCCATGCCCATCACCTGGGGTGGGCCCATCGCGACGTTCCGGTGGGACAACGCCAACGACGTGGACTTCAAGTGGATGAGCGTCCGGGAGGTCCAGCCGTAG
- the uraH gene encoding hydroxyisourate hydrolase encodes MSTLSTHVLDTSTGRPAEGLTLVLEARATGESFLELSRGTTNADGRVKDLLGTASTLAPGVYRLTFDTGAWFQARGQRGFYPYVQVVFEITATDEHYHVPLLLSPYGFSTYRGS; translated from the coding sequence ATGAGCACGCTCAGCACGCATGTCCTCGACACGAGCACGGGCCGTCCCGCCGAGGGGCTCACCCTGGTCCTGGAAGCCCGGGCGACGGGCGAGTCCTTCCTGGAGCTGTCCCGGGGCACCACCAACGCGGATGGCCGGGTGAAGGACCTGCTGGGCACGGCCTCCACGCTGGCCCCCGGCGTCTACCGCCTCACCTTCGACACCGGGGCCTGGTTCCAGGCCCGGGGCCAGAGGGGCTTCTACCCGTACGTGCAGGTGGTGTTTGAAATCACCGCCACCGACGAGCACTACCACGTCCCGCTGCTCCTCAGTCCCTACGGCTTCTCCACGTACCGGGGGAGCTGA
- a CDS encoding Rieske 2Fe-2S domain-containing protein produces MRITFLGHAGFAVETAGALVVMDPWLSPQGAFDSAWMQLPRNHHLAPRVRELLETPGKERFLYVSHEHKDHFDPEFLATIARRDFTVLVPRFRRPELQELFAKYGCKRVIACEDSREIPIKGGYIKLFVSEQGTNRDSSVMVRGDGQCFLNLNDCKMHDRLARVIAEEGPIDVFSAQFSGAIWHPTCYEYPRELYAEVSRKKRDSKFEAVARALESVQPRAYIAAAGPAAFLDPSLYPLNFEDVNIFPRAPDLFSFLEKRLPSAPTRYLEPMPGDVLDVGTLEFVSQSPERVTPGNFKAYVEAYAKDMAHLFQERHRDPPPEEVEAILARLREELQRKLDLLDLHGRVGMPLYVELAEAPMRLLRVDFTARRVDEVPEQRDTFRYAMKVRARDIARVLERKLNWEDFLLSFRLRLSRTPDVYEPVLHGFLGVEVEDLREFCEGIRATEARTERTVVEAGGRRFSIQRFCPHQGADLSEGWVEEGRYVVCPRHRWRFDLHQAGECKTNNATLCAEPLADLPEHGKPARGGDKAPADRASVDKAPVEPPRA; encoded by the coding sequence ATGCGGATCACCTTCCTGGGTCATGCGGGCTTCGCGGTGGAGACCGCCGGGGCGCTCGTCGTCATGGATCCATGGCTGTCGCCCCAGGGGGCCTTCGACTCCGCGTGGATGCAGCTGCCGCGCAACCACCACCTGGCGCCCCGCGTGCGGGAGCTGCTGGAGACGCCCGGCAAGGAGCGCTTCCTCTACGTCAGCCATGAGCACAAGGACCACTTCGACCCGGAGTTCCTGGCCACCATCGCCCGGCGCGACTTCACCGTGCTGGTGCCCAGGTTCAGGCGCCCTGAGCTCCAGGAGCTCTTCGCGAAGTACGGCTGCAAGCGCGTCATCGCGTGCGAGGACTCGCGCGAGATCCCCATCAAGGGCGGCTACATCAAGCTCTTCGTCTCCGAGCAGGGCACCAACCGCGACTCCAGCGTGATGGTGCGCGGCGACGGCCAGTGCTTCCTCAACCTCAACGACTGCAAGATGCATGACCGGCTGGCGCGCGTCATCGCGGAGGAGGGGCCCATCGACGTCTTCTCCGCGCAGTTCTCCGGCGCCATCTGGCACCCCACCTGCTACGAATACCCGCGCGAGCTGTACGCAGAGGTTTCGCGCAAGAAGCGCGACAGCAAGTTTGAAGCGGTGGCGCGCGCGCTGGAGTCGGTGCAGCCGCGGGCCTACATCGCCGCGGCGGGCCCGGCGGCCTTCCTGGACCCGTCGCTCTATCCGCTGAACTTCGAGGACGTGAACATCTTCCCGCGCGCGCCGGACCTCTTCTCCTTCCTGGAGAAGCGCCTGCCATCCGCGCCCACGCGCTACCTGGAGCCCATGCCCGGGGACGTGCTGGACGTGGGCACGCTGGAGTTCGTCTCCCAGTCGCCGGAGCGCGTGACGCCGGGGAACTTCAAGGCGTACGTCGAAGCGTACGCGAAGGACATGGCGCACCTCTTCCAGGAGCGCCACCGCGACCCGCCGCCCGAGGAGGTGGAGGCCATCCTGGCCCGGCTGCGGGAGGAGCTTCAGCGCAAGCTGGACCTGCTGGACCTGCATGGCCGGGTGGGCATGCCCCTCTACGTGGAGCTGGCGGAGGCGCCCATGCGGCTCTTGCGCGTGGACTTCACCGCCCGCCGCGTGGACGAGGTGCCGGAGCAGCGCGACACCTTCCGCTACGCGATGAAGGTGCGGGCCCGCGACATCGCGCGCGTGCTGGAGCGCAAGCTGAACTGGGAGGACTTCCTGCTCTCCTTCCGCCTGCGCCTGAGCCGCACCCCGGACGTGTACGAGCCCGTGCTGCACGGCTTCCTGGGCGTGGAGGTGGAGGACCTGCGCGAGTTCTGCGAGGGCATCCGCGCCACCGAGGCCCGGACGGAGCGCACCGTGGTGGAGGCCGGGGGCCGGCGCTTCTCCATCCAGCGCTTCTGCCCGCACCAGGGCGCGGACCTCTCCGAGGGCTGGGTGGAGGAGGGCCGCTACGTGGTGTGTCCGCGCCACCGCTGGCGGTTCGACCTGCACCAGGCCGGCGAGTGCAAGACGAACAACGCCACGCTGTGCGCGGAGCCGCTCGCGGACCTGCCGGAGCACGGGAAGCCGGCCCGCGGCGGCGACAAGGCCCCGGCCGACAGGGCTTCCGTCGACAAGGCCCCCGTCGAACCGCCGCGCGCGTGA